The Chitinophaga sp. H8 genome contains a region encoding:
- a CDS encoding helix-turn-helix domain-containing protein yields the protein MTVAVQSINPEGIAVANGLCNLSDPEAIDEIDRINYAEGVVDTNKIIASSDLCFCYVNIDSTTDIDFKIMSETPALQMTFAISTSFLYNFEGTDLKVFNFNMNQHNLIYYPWLSCTNSWVPGQGQEMVDIILSAAFFEKYLPARKAFRAFTQHLEKGKMALLSPHNMPITPEMLNIIREIIHNNRKGVFKKMLVEAKVIELLMLQLEQFEEISGNPPLCSHLRKSEVERMQEVRNIILNNLSNPCSLIDLAHQVGTNEYNLKRAFKEVFGTTVFSYLNQAKMEKAKSLLISEELNVTQVADIMGYNDATNFTAAFKKHFGITPGKIKLTSF from the coding sequence ATGACTGTAGCTGTACAAAGTATTAACCCGGAAGGTATTGCTGTTGCGAATGGTTTGTGTAATCTCTCAGACCCTGAAGCTATCGATGAAATTGATCGTATCAACTATGCAGAAGGTGTAGTTGATACAAACAAGATCATCGCTTCCAGTGACCTGTGCTTTTGTTATGTTAACATTGATAGTACTACGGATATAGATTTTAAGATCATGTCGGAGACTCCGGCATTACAGATGACGTTTGCTATTTCCACCAGCTTCCTTTACAACTTTGAAGGCACTGACCTGAAAGTATTTAATTTCAATATGAACCAGCATAACCTGATCTATTATCCCTGGTTATCCTGTACCAACTCCTGGGTACCGGGGCAGGGACAGGAAATGGTGGACATTATTTTATCAGCAGCTTTCTTTGAAAAGTACCTGCCTGCCAGAAAAGCATTCCGTGCTTTTACCCAACACCTCGAAAAAGGAAAGATGGCGTTGTTAAGTCCGCATAACATGCCCATCACACCGGAGATGTTGAATATCATCCGTGAAATCATCCACAACAACCGTAAAGGAGTATTCAAGAAAATGCTGGTAGAGGCCAAAGTCATTGAGCTGCTGATGCTGCAACTGGAACAATTTGAAGAAATATCCGGTAATCCCCCCTTATGCAGCCATCTCAGGAAAAGCGAAGTGGAGCGGATGCAGGAAGTAAGAAATATCATCCTTAATAACCTCAGCAATCCCTGTTCTCTGATAGACCTGGCCCATCAGGTAGGCACCAATGAATACAACCTGAAAAGGGCCTTTAAAGAGGTTTTTGGCACTACAGTATTCAGTTATCTGAATCAGGCCAAAATGGAAAAGGCCAAAAGCCTGCTGATCAGTGAAGAATTAAATGTCACCCAGGTAGCCGACATTATGGGATATAACGATGCTACCAATTTCACCGCTGCTTTCAAAAAGCATTTTGGGATTACACCGGGGAAGATAAAATTAACTAGCTTTTAG